ATAACTGGTAGCTGTGCTGTGTGCGTTTATCTTCGTATCTGCATCATTACATAAGCATTGAAGTTGAAACTCACAGCTTTGATTTCCTGGTTCCCTGATAAAGATCACATGCCTGATGGTTGTTGGCTGGCTAACCCGCTGTGTGCTGTGTGTTCAGAGACGTCGGCGGAACCCTCCCTCCAGGCCAAACAGCTGCAGCTGAAGAGGGCCCGTTTGGCTGACGACCTCAACGATAAGATCTCCCACCGGCCCGGCCCCATGGAGCTCATCCACAAGAACATTCTGCCGGTACACAGCAGCCTCAAACAGGCCATCATAGGTAACTAAAGCAGCAGCATCAAGCAGACACAATACCACTCCATATTATGTAGCCACACTAGCAAATGAGCTCTCATGATCACTATCCTATTCTATAGTTTCAACAGCACCAAACAGGTAAGAAGTCCACCATTCCAGAAACCCCATGTTTCCAATTGCCACAATTCACAAAGTAGCTCACTAGCATGACGTGCACATCTGCTGAATAAGCTAAAATAGTCCACACAGTGAAACTCTATATGAAGGTCATCAGGAACAGGTACTGCAGACTTGAACAAAATCTCATATAAACCCTGCTCACATTGGACCCAGTCACGTCATATTCACATTCATATTcatactgtgcgtgtgtgtgtgtctcaatgtatgtacagtgccttgcaaaagtattcatcccccttggtgtttttcctattttgtagcattacaacctgtaatttaaattgatttttatttggatttcatgtaatggacatacacaaaatagtccaaattggtgaaatgaaatgaaaaaaataacttgtttcaaagaattctacaaaattaataacggaaaagtggtgcgtgcatatgtattcaccccctttgctatgaagcccctaaataagatctggtgcaaccaattaccttcagaagtcacataattagttaaataaagtccacctgtgtgcaatctaagtgtcacatgatctgtcacatgatctcagtatatatacacctgttctgaaaggccccagagtctgcaacaccactaagcaaggggcaccaccaagcaagcagcaccatgaagaccaaggagctctccaaacaggtcagggacaaagttgtggaaaagtacagatcagggttgggttataaaaaaatatccgaaactttgaacatcccatggagcaccattaaatccattattaaaaaattgaaagaatatggcaccacaacaaacctgccaagagagggccgcccaccaaaactcatggaccaggcaaggagggcattaatcagagaggcaacaaagagaccaaagataaccttgaaggagctgcaaagctccacagcggagattggagtatctgtccataggaccactttaagccgtacactccacagagctgggctttatagaagagtggccagaaaaaagccattgcttaaagaaaaaaataaccaaacaagtttggtgttcgccaaaaggcatgtgggagactccccaaacatatggaagaaggtactctgatcagatgagactaaaattgagctttttggccgtcaaggaaaacgctatgtctggcgcaaacccaacacctctcatcaccccgagaacaccatccccacagtgaagcatggtggtggcagcatcatgctgtggggatgtttttcatcggcagggactgggaaactggtcagaattgaaggaatgatggatggcgctaaatacagggaaatacaggggggggtgaatagttatgcacgctcaagttttctgtttttttgtctcattTCTTGTATGTTTCACAagagaaaatattttgcatcttcaaagtggtaggcatgttgtgtaaatcaaattatacaaacccccaaaaaatccattttaattccaggttgtaaggcaacaaaataggaaaaatgccacggggggtgaatactttcgcaagccactgtatgtatgtatgtgtgttaacTTGAGAACATCTGATAGTCCCTCCCGGCCATCTCCTCCTCCAGCCATAATGAACATATTGATGTTCACATAGGTATTTTCCCACCGTGCCCATCTAGAAGGGTCCTGCCTGGCTTCAATGCATGGAGATATCATTGTTAACCTTACATGTGCATTTACACATATACTGTAAATTCATGACTGTCTGATGAGCAGGGGCCAACCTCATTGCCCACCTCTCCACCGCGGGCCCCTCATGGGTGCTAGTTTCGCGAATTAACCAAGTTATATTAATCATACTAATGTTTTTTCGCATTGGTGCGTGCACGGTTCACAGAAACAGATTGATTCAATTTCACACAACATTATAAAATGTGAGAAAGTGTCcgtttttgtgtgtgggtgtgtgtgtgcacgcatcaGGACATGACTTGGCACAATTGGTTGGGTTAGATATAAAGGAAATGTATTGCCACACCAAAGAGTTCACATAACAGGTAGTCTCTACTGTGGTGTTAAACCGTGAGATAAATGAAATTATGGAAAATAGATTGATTGCTGTGAAGATGAAAGAAACATGTCTGAGCGTCAGATTCCAGCATGGTTTAATTTCAGGGGATTGCCTGGCTGTCGGCGGTTCTTAATAACAACAATCAAATTACAGgcaatgctagctgtgccactagagatcctggttcgaatccaggctctgtcgtagccggccgcgaccgggagacccatggggtggcgcacaattggcccatcgtcgtccagggtaggggagggaatggccggcagggatgtagctcagttggtagagcatggcgttggcaacgccagggttgtgggttcgattcccacggggggccagtatgaaaaaaagagcaatgtatgcactaactgtaagtcgctctggataagagcgtctgctaaatgactaaaatgtaaatgtaatatccacACAGAGAACAGGGACATAACCTAAACCTGTGCTGTTTTCCAcactcagccacacacacacacacacacacacacacacagtggtgcaAAGGGGAAGCCATCACATGATTGGTTCAGGAAGATAATGAATCAAACCCCATATTGGTTATTCATCATCTCCCACTGATGGTAAATGAATAGCCAACGGTGCTCGCTGAGCGCTCCAAGTGCCTGCCTGCCGTCAGTAAATAAAAGATCCATAATGGTCTTTATCAAAGACATGGGGATGTACCAGCCATATACAATGTGATGATAAAGCCCCGGGCCCAGCAGGCCTCCACCTCTTCCTGCTGCCACTGCAGGCACCTCTGTtgatgctgactgactgactaaacaGACTGACTGGCTGCTGAGAGGAATGATGACATGGCTAATGTTGACACAAAGCCTGTTTTCTTTTACATGGCTCTCTCACACTACATCACAACAACGAAGACAAGGTAGATTGTTGCTTTATACGAACTGTCACTGGTGGCTCATTATTGTACTTTCTAACACATTATCTCCCTCTTTTTTTCCCACTTCTCTCTTTTCACTCTTTCGTTCTGTCGGTCTTCTCtttatccctctttctctccctcagaGACAGACTTCCCCAAGGTCGCTGGGGAGATCTCCTCCTTTGATGAGGACAGTAGTGATACTCTCTCTCCTGATCAGCCCATTGGTCAGGACTCTCCCCTGGGCCCCGGCCCTCTGCCCTCTCCCCCCGACGCCCTGGTTTGCAACAGCACCCCCTCCCCCACACAGTTTCTCACTCAGGTTCCTCCgccaccccctcctcttcctcccttctaTGGGCCCTGCCAACCGCTGAAGTTGAGCAATGGGACATCAGTTCTGAGAACCGCCCCTGCACTGATCAAGGTTAGTGGCAGCTGTCACAGCTAATTATGAGTATTGTACCAAAGCCCATTGTATTTGTATTATTAGTTTAGCATTACTTCTATTGTTTACAGTAGGCTAGTCCAGTGTTTAATCCACTACATCTCACTGATCTTTCTCCCTGCAGTCCCAGCCTAAGCCCACCTCAGAGCGCCCCCCTCAGCGATCCAAGAAGCACAAGGACAACAAACCCAAGGTGAGGAAGCTGAAGTACCACCAGTACATCCCCCCGGACCAGAAGGCTGACCACGAGCCTCCCCCTCAGCTGGACTCCACCTACGCCAAGATCCTCCACCAGCAGCAGCTCTTCCTCCAGCTGCAGATCCTCAACCAGCAGCAGCAACACTACAACTACCACACCATCCTTCCTGCACCACccaagtgagtgtgtgtttgcgcaTGTGTGTATACAACTGCTTCACATACCCACCAACTCCAGCCTGTATCCTATCATCGTTTTGactctttttttctcttcagACCCCCAACAGATCAACCACCTCCCACCAATGGCCCCTCTCCTTCTCTGGCCTTGCCCGCCCCCTCGACATCCTCCTCCAGTCAAAGTGCACCAATCCGGCAGAATGTCACACATGTGGGAGGGGCCACACCAGGTTCTTTGCCTCCTAACCTGGACGACCTGAAGGTCAGTAAAAGCCGTTGCATTTGTCAAGAGTTGACTGTGTTGACAAAACCAACTGTCTAAACATTTCACATTCTGACACCTTCTTTTGTCCTCCAGGTGGCTGAACTGAAGCATGAGCTCAAACTGCGGAGCTTGCCTGTATCAGGCACCAAGAATGACCTCATCGAGCGGTTGAGGAACTACCAGGCTCAGCAGAAcaggggtggaggtggtggtagtgCAACAACTACAACAgcagggggtgccacagggtcAGGTGCCGGAGCTCCCAAAACCAACCacccaacacaacaacaacaaaaacaactactactactacaacagcagcaacagcaacTTTCCCAACACCAGACCCAGTCCTCTGTGGTCCACCAATCAAGAGATGCAGGTGTGGTAACCTTGGCAACCTTCCCGTTCGTGGCCACTGCTCCACAGCAGATCATGCACTTTGGCAGCACTAGCTCCTCCCCGCCTGTCTCTCCTGCCCCCTCAGACCGCTCGCTAGCTGGGATGAGCCCAAACGAGACGAGCTGTAATGGAGACTCATTTGGGGAGATGGTAGGTCTCCTTTCTTTACAAGTCTATGTTAGATGTgtccttatttatttttttacagttttTATAGTGCACAGATATCAGATATCAAATCCGTTTTTATGGTTTGAATCTTGAGACTCTTCTTTTCTCTTTCCAAATAGGTAAGCTCTCCCCTCACCCAGCTCAGCCTTCATCCTTCCCCCCAGCACCTTGCCACTATCAAAGAGGAGTTGAGTGGCTCGGCCCCCACAGCCTGCCAGTTCTCCAAAGCTGCTCTGCAGAAACGCCTGCTGATGCCCACAGCCATGCAAGTAGCACCCCCCTCTGTGAACAAGGTGCTGCAGGAGAAGGACAAGCAGATCGAGGAGCTGACGTGCATGCTGAGGCAGAAACAGCGGCTGGTGGAGACCCTGCGCTTCCAGCTGGAGCAGGGCAAGAGAGGGGGCCGGGACGCCCCCCCAGAACCCCTGGGCCTCATCAGGGTGAAGGAAGAGCCACCAGACATCCCCAGCATCCCCTCCACATTTTGCCCCATTGCCCACTCCCCGACCCCTCCCCAGTGCCACATGGAGGTCACCAAGATGACCATCAAGCAGGAGGTCGGGGACGTGGAAGAGGCCGTGGAGCCATCCTTGGAAGCCCCACCTCAGCAGGTCCAGGTGCAGCTGGAGCAGATCCAGGCGCAGCAGCGGTCGCAGCTGGAGCAGCTGAAGCTGCAGCAGACGCAGCAGATCAACGCGCTGCAGCTGGCCCAGCAGCAGGCCCTGCAGCAGCTGCTCCTACAGCAGAACCAGCAGAATCTGCAGAAACAACGCTCACAGCAGAGGAAGAAGAAGTCCCACAAGCAACAGCTcaaacaacagcagcaacagctACTGTCCCAACACCAACAGCAGATACAATCAAAGAACCAACAGCTGTTGCAGTCAAAGCATCAACATCAGCAGATATTGCAGGcacaacaacagcaacagcagcTGAAGTCACAACAGGTCAGTGGCAGTCAAACCAACTCAATGGCTAGTCACAACAAGAGCTGCAGACAGTGACAGCAAAACAAATGCGATCCCAGTCAAAATAGTCTGTCACCTTGTGTTAGTCTCTCACTGACTAATGCCGTTGGTCTCTTCCAGGTGTCTCAGATGTTCCTCAATCAGCAGTCGGGCTCCACCACTTCCTTCCCCTTGGATCTCCTCAAGACACACTCCACACCTACCCTGGTGACAGACAGCAACGGCAACCATTTCCTCATCACACTGACCAATCACTGTGCCGAGAGCCAAGGGAGTGATACGCCACAAGGCACTCCACAGGGCAAAGCAACCAATCACATCACACTGCAGGTAAACATTTCAATCTCTTTTTCACTCAAACCTAATGTTTTTGTTTAGGGACATACCCCTTGTGCTGCTTACTTTTCTTCTCATGCTATTTGTCTCCTTGGTCTAACCAGAGACTGCAGTCAACTCCCACCAAGCTGCCCAGCCAATCCCCTCTTCAGTTGCCCAGCAGTGACACCCAATCAAAACCGACAAATCAACCAGGCCACGTGAAACTGCAAACCAGAAAGGTAAGGGAAAGGTTATAAAAGTCATTTCATCTACTTGATATGTAGGATGTTCATTCAACAGCGGTCAATGGAGCCTCCATTATGGTGGTGACTGGCTTGTTGCTAATGTCCCATTTAAATGCGAGAGTCATTCAGAATTGCCTCGATGACTCCAATAACCGTCTGTGTTATGAATTAATGATGTATACCCTGTAAGACACTGACAGCATCCTTGATAAGAGAGCTGTTAACTAATGTAATGTAATAGTGATTATTATTCTGGTAATTACTGTAATGATATTCCTCATCTTTGTGCTTTCAGCTCATTTGAATCTCAGCTAATTAAGATGTATCTCCCATTTTGCTTAGGGACAGAAGACTGGGCTGCAGGTGTCAACCAATCACTCCCCAGgggtcactctctccttctctgccccGCCCAATCTCCAGCCTTTCTTCCCCAATGATGACTCCTCCCCTTCTGAAAAAgacacctccccctctccttcagcTCAAACGGTAATTGTGAAGTTGTTAAAACTTGTACTGTAGTTGCAGTTCTCTAAAGGGACAAGTTTAATAGTATACATTTTTAGGACATGAGAACAAACCGTTATTTTTCTATTTCCATCAGGAGGATTTGAGTCCAGGTCTGGACCATGAACCCCTGTTCAGCCCTCCTTCTCCCAAACGGACACCCTCCCCTAACCCACCGGATGACAAGGTAACCCACGCCGTCTGGCTGCATCACTGTTTCCATGTTTGTGTCTGAGGTCTCATTATGGCCAACCATGCCAAGACTCTTGCTCCTCTGTATTCTGTATTCACCTCTCAACTCAGTGGCTGTGTCAGGACATACTATTATCCCTCTGTCCCGCAGGATAATGGATCCACCCAGCATATGGACGACCTCTTCGACATCCTGATTCAGACTGGAGGTGAGTGTTGAATGCCGATAGAGAAGGAGAGCTCTTCCTGGTTTCCTGATTCAATATTTGTCTCCTACTTATGGTTGACATTtcttctatctcctcctctcccagaaATCTCAGCCACCTTCAAACCAGCGCCCGACCCGTCCCTGTTGCGACTGCGCCCCAAcaccccttccccttccccctctcAGGCGCCCTCCCCTCTCCAGCTGCAACTCCACTTCTCGCCCCCCACCCCTCCCGAACCCGAGACCCCCCAGCCGGtcccaggggaggaggaggaggaggagctgcagGTGCCGGCCACCGTTGACCAGGACGTTAGCAACACAGGAAGTGGACGTCTGGAGGACTTCCTGGAGAGCACCACGGGCAAACCCCTCCTGGGGTTGGAGCCTGGCGGGCCCCTGACCCTGATTGACGACCTCCACAGTCAAATGCTGAGCACCCCCAGCATCCTGGACCACACGTCCTCCCCCATGGATACCTATGAGCTGTCGGGCTACACGGCCAACCCCCCTGGCCTGGACTTCGGAGACCATGCCCTGGACAGCATGGATTGGCTGGATATCACCATGGGTGGGGCGAGCAGCGAGGTCCCAGGACTCGCCCCACTGGGTCCCCTGGGCCCCCACACGCCCCCCAGCGTCTTCTCAGCAGACTTCCTGGACAGTTCAGACCTGCAGCTCCACTGGGACTCCTGCTTATAGCCCTGGGCAGTCTTACAGTGTCATCCACACGGATGGATGCTGATGTTACATTGTAAagcactctctctcttttctcaacGTACAATGACTCAAAAACACACTGGGTTGTTAAACTCTACTGCACTCTGAACTCAGTCCCTCTTACTGACATACACTTTTATAGACTTATTATCTGTAGACCCTTACGTTCTATAAGGCAGGCCCTCTTGCATGCGTAGCTTATACAGTAATACCTTTGTTAACAAACCCTGTGGATCGGAGGGAACTAACTGTTTGTTTTGAATTTAGGAAAAAGGAGTTGATGATGCTCCTTCATCCGAGCCAGTCAGAAGCTTACCGTAGCTACATATCTAGACTATTATCTATGTTTATTATTGCCCTTAGTAGTAATAGTATGGAGATATTGTAACAATGTTGAACCAATAATGTGATAACAAGACCACAATCACGTCTGTCTAGCAGCTTTAGGGTTAAAAAAACACAACCTACTTATTTTCATTAACTTTAGAGGAGATGATCAGGGAAGCCAAGGTGAAGGAGAATGAAGTAGCTATTTGTTAGCAAGAATGCATGCGGGTGTCCTCCAGGATGGGAGTCAGACCATGGCTCCAGTGTAGCAGTCTGGTGACCGCAGCTCTGACTGAGTAGGAGAACTGCAGGAGGAGCCTggtacagaggagagagacacagacagtgatATTTGACTATGATATATTTTTGCCCATTATATGGGATGTATTTTAGGATATATTTGGAAACATGATTTCATGTTTTAGAACACATGGTCTTACTCTCTTAGTTTAATTATATTGCTCTAGAACATTATGACAGACGTGATGGGATTTTATAAATTTGATAAAAATGAGAACCTGCTTTTTTAACAGAGGTTTTACTGCTACGTATTGGACTTTATCTCCTCTGGACGTACGTTCATTTTCATATACGCGCTGAACTATATGTCAGCTAATACTGTAGCTAAAGTAAGTTAGGGTTAAGAGATTGCAAAGATGGAAATGTTTCTGTTTCATTTTAACCTATATAAGCAATGAAGTATGCAGAGATTACGTGTTTCGTGTATACTGTAGTCCACTCCGTCAATTATGTACTGTCAATTATGGTGATGCCTATTGAACCAGGAGCTGCATTGGTGAATAACGAATGCTGTGTTATTATTTTGGATGCCCCTTAACATCAggactgtattattattaatatgtaCTGTATCAGTACCTTTGCCAAAATATGTGATTTTTAATAAAGTCCTCCCTATAAATTGTTGCTGTAATATACCAATTTAGACACTGAACGTGTATTATAATGCACAGTGTTTCCCATTTTAGGTAATGCAGTACACGGTTTACTGTGACAAATTCTGTCAAGTGTGAACTCTGTATCCAGAGTTAGAAAACCCATTTGCACGGCCTCAGACTCGCACGCAcacaacactgcacacacacatgcgcacatgcTCAATTTGAGCATCGCTTGCTTGTTTGAATGTAGTTATCATTTTCATGGTTTGTTGCATATCACCACAAACATACATTCAGGATATTCTTCTCTCTgacttctcctgtgtgtgtgtttgtggtggggGTGGACAGGCAGATTCTATCCAGTATATCCTCCTGTTTGACTTTGCCCTTATGGTGCTCTTGAATGGCAAACCCCCCATGATAGGAGGATTGTAGACCAGTCAACCCCGATCTGCTGTATTAGGGATTCTGTCAACATGTCAAAACTTGAGGGATTTGGGGATTGCTCTGGGGAGGGGAAACTGGTTGGGCTTCTTCATTAATATTTGGACATTTATTATGTTTTCTTATTTTTAGAAAATAGTTGATGAAATAAAAATTTGATAAAAATTGTGGTTTACAGCGTGGATGTTTGGGGGCCACACCACGGAATGAGGGTCGGAGatgaacatttttgaaaaagTGGATACTGTGATGTAATCGTTTAGCACCAGAATCCCCCTAGAGTAggtttccccaactggcggcccgtggCCCGAATTTGGCCAGCAGGTGATTTTAATTGGCCCCCCAAGTTctgagcaaaaaatatatatgtgtatgtatgtatatcattgttttattgttggacataaaagactgtaaaaataccAGCAAATCGGCTTCAATTggttttaattttggaaatctgttccaaagaatttccatgcataatagagatatatacagtatgtgttagatttagatttgagtcatttagcagacgctcttatccagagcgacttacagttagtgagtgcatacatttttcatactggccccccgtgggaatcgaacccacaaccctggcgttgcaagtgccatgctctaccaactgagctacaggaggcctacaagtgttcatatacaaatgtaagcaaggctagaaatgattgttttagtcaaatattacatctgttttggcaattatttgtaaaaatgttccagcccccctgaccatccactcaagaagaAATCGGTCAGCGGCTGaatatagttgatgatccctgccctagaATGACCACACTATTACAACTAGCCCATAGATACAGACCCTGCTTTGCAACTGCCCACTTTCGTGTGCTCACttttttgtctgtgtgtctgcaggtatactgaCGAGGACGCACACAAAGGTATATACAATTGGTATCGGTTTTCCGCATGTTATGTAGATCACATGTATCATCTTTCTACACATTTTATTTAATGCTTTCTCAAAAACCTTACAGGACTCAGTCACAGCAGCCATCCTCCTCTTCCattacctcttcaatgaagatCCCAGGGGCTTCTGGACACTTGTCAAAACTGAACTCTTTCAGTAAGCAGTTaccccaaaaggttatttgaggaaCCATTAAAGGATTCTTTGAATGCTCTCTAGTTCTCCTCTGGCCCCTCCCATATTGTCCCTTTTTTTGAATTAACCAATCTGGAACCCCAATGAATTTTCTGGCCAATTAGCAAAATTAATCTGTGTAAGCTTTTA
This sequence is a window from Coregonus clupeaformis isolate EN_2021a chromosome 7, ASM2061545v1, whole genome shotgun sequence. Protein-coding genes within it:
- the LOC121569040 gene encoding myocardin-related transcription factor A-like isoform X1: MLAVPVPYHQQCVSLARSVHQPPSVTAAIMEAQAGEEPSTSGSAPASSDSAPSPQSEAVTNELQELSLQPAPNLLPLRDRKNVLQLKLQQRRTREELVSQGIMPPLKSPAAFHEQRRSLERARTEDYLKRKIRSRPERSELVRMHILEDHMPDGCWLANPLCAVCSETSAEPSLQAKQLQLKRARLADDLNDKISHRPGPMELIHKNILPVHSSLKQAIIETDFPKVAGEISSFDEDSSDTLSPDQPIGQDSPLGPGPLPSPPDALVCNSTPSPTQFLTQVPPPPPPLPPFYGPCQPLKLSNGTSVLRTAPALIKSQPKPTSERPPQRSKKHKDNKPKVRKLKYHQYIPPDQKADHEPPPQLDSTYAKILHQQQLFLQLQILNQQQQHYNYHTILPAPPKPPTDQPPPTNGPSPSLALPAPSTSSSSQSAPIRQNVTHVGGATPGSLPPNLDDLKVAELKHELKLRSLPVSGTKNDLIERLRNYQAQQNRGGGGGSATTTTAGGATGSGAGAPKTNHPTQQQQKQLLLLQQQQQQLSQHQTQSSVVHQSRDAGVVTLATFPFVATAPQQIMHFGSTSSSPPVSPAPSDRSLAGMSPNETSCNGDSFGEMVSSPLTQLSLHPSPQHLATIKEELSGSAPTACQFSKAALQKRLLMPTAMQVAPPSVNKVLQEKDKQIEELTCMLRQKQRLVETLRFQLEQGKRGGRDAPPEPLGLIRVKEEPPDIPSIPSTFCPIAHSPTPPQCHMEVTKMTIKQEVGDVEEAVEPSLEAPPQQVQVQLEQIQAQQRSQLEQLKLQQTQQINALQLAQQQALQQLLLQQNQQNLQKQRSQQRKKKSHKQQLKQQQQQLLSQHQQQIQSKNQQLLQSKHQHQQILQAQQQQQQLKSQQVSQMFLNQQSGSTTSFPLDLLKTHSTPTLVTDSNGNHFLITLTNHCAESQGSDTPQGTPQGKATNHITLQRLQSTPTKLPSQSPLQLPSSDTQSKPTNQPGHVKLQTRKGQKTGLQVSTNHSPGVTLSFSAPPNLQPFFPNDDSSPSEKDTSPSPSAQTEDLSPGLDHEPLFSPPSPKRTPSPNPPDDKDNGSTQHMDDLFDILIQTGEISATFKPAPDPSLLRLRPNTPSPSPSQAPSPLQLQLHFSPPTPPEPETPQPVPGEEEEEELQVPATVDQDVSNTGSGRLEDFLESTTGKPLLGLEPGGPLTLIDDLHSQMLSTPSILDHTSSPMDTYELSGYTANPPGLDFGDHALDSMDWLDITMGGASSEVPGLAPLGPLGPHTPPSVFSADFLDSSDLQLHWDSCL
- the LOC121569040 gene encoding myocardin-related transcription factor A-like isoform X5 — translated: MPPLKSPAAFHEQRRSLERARTEDYLKRKIRSRPERSELVRMHILEDHMPDGCWLANPLCAVCSETSAEPSLQAKQLQLKRARLADDLNDKISHRPGPMELIHKNILPVHSSLKQAIIETDFPKVAGEISSFDEDSSDTLSPDQPIGQDSPLGPGPLPSPPDALVCNSTPSPTQFLTQVPPPPPPLPPFYGPCQPLKLSNGTSVLRTAPALIKSQPKPTSERPPQRSKKHKDNKPKVRKLKYHQYIPPDQKADHEPPPQLDSTYAKILHQQQLFLQLQILNQQQQHYNYHTILPAPPKPPTDQPPPTNGPSPSLALPAPSTSSSSQSAPIRQNVTHVGGATPGSLPPNLDDLKVAELKHELKLRSLPVSGTKNDLIERLRNYQAQQNRGGGGGSATTTTAGGATGSGAGAPKTNHPTQQQQKQLLLLQQQQQQLSQHQTQSSVVHQSRDAGVVTLATFPFVATAPQQIMHFGSTSSSPPVSPAPSDRSLAGMSPNETSCNGDSFGEMVSSPLTQLSLHPSPQHLATIKEELSGSAPTACQFSKAALQKRLLMPTAMQVAPPSVNKVLQEKDKQIEELTCMLRQKQRLVETLRFQLEQGKRGGRDAPPEPLGLIRVKEEPPDIPSIPSTFCPIAHSPTPPQCHMEVTKMTIKQEVGDVEEAVEPSLEAPPQQVQVQLEQIQAQQRSQLEQLKLQQTQQINALQLAQQQALQQLLLQQNQQNLQKQRSQQRKKKSHKQQLKQQQQQLLSQHQQQIQSKNQQLLQSKHQHQQILQAQQQQQQLKSQQVSQMFLNQQSGSTTSFPLDLLKTHSTPTLVTDSNGNHFLITLTNHCAESQGSDTPQGTPQGKATNHITLQRLQSTPTKLPSQSPLQLPSSDTQSKPTNQPGHVKLQTRKGQKTGLQVSTNHSPGVTLSFSAPPNLQPFFPNDDSSPSEKDTSPSPSAQTEDLSPGLDHEPLFSPPSPKRTPSPNPPDDKDNGSTQHMDDLFDILIQTGEISATFKPAPDPSLLRLRPNTPSPSPSQAPSPLQLQLHFSPPTPPEPETPQPVPGEEEEEELQVPATVDQDVSNTGSGRLEDFLESTTGKPLLGLEPGGPLTLIDDLHSQMLSTPSILDHTSSPMDTYELSGYTANPPGLDFGDHALDSMDWLDITMGGASSEVPGLAPLGPLGPHTPPSVFSADFLDSSDLQLHWDSCL
- the LOC121569040 gene encoding myocardin-related transcription factor B-like isoform X4, with amino-acid sequence MLDTNLSLHTDPTSFGPPPISNSMDKQRIRLELERRACRSLREVLQLKLQQRRTREELVSQGIMPPLKSPAAFHEQRRSLERARTEDYLKRKIRSRPERSELVRMHILEDHMPDGCWLANPLCAVCSETSAEPSLQAKQLQLKRARLADDLNDKISHRPGPMELIHKNILPVHSSLKQAIIETDFPKVAGEISSFDEDSSDTLSPDQPIGQDSPLGPGPLPSPPDALVCNSTPSPTQFLTQVPPPPPPLPPFYGPCQPLKLSNGTSVLRTAPALIKSQPKPTSERPPQRSKKHKDNKPKVRKLKYHQYIPPDQKADHEPPPQLDSTYAKILHQQQLFLQLQILNQQQQHYNYHTILPAPPKPPTDQPPPTNGPSPSLALPAPSTSSSSQSAPIRQNVTHVGGATPGSLPPNLDDLKVAELKHELKLRSLPVSGTKNDLIERLRNYQAQQNRGGGGGSATTTTAGGATGSGAGAPKTNHPTQQQQKQLLLLQQQQQQLSQHQTQSSVVHQSRDAGVVTLATFPFVATAPQQIMHFGSTSSSPPVSPAPSDRSLAGMSPNETSCNGDSFGEMVSSPLTQLSLHPSPQHLATIKEELSGSAPTACQFSKAALQKRLLMPTAMQVAPPSVNKVLQEKDKQIEELTCMLRQKQRLVETLRFQLEQGKRGGRDAPPEPLGLIRVKEEPPDIPSIPSTFCPIAHSPTPPQCHMEVTKMTIKQEVGDVEEAVEPSLEAPPQQVQVQLEQIQAQQRSQLEQLKLQQTQQINALQLAQQQALQQLLLQQNQQNLQKQRSQQRKKKSHKQQLKQQQQQLLSQHQQQIQSKNQQLLQSKHQHQQILQAQQQQQQLKSQQVSQMFLNQQSGSTTSFPLDLLKTHSTPTLVTDSNGNHFLITLTNHCAESQGSDTPQGTPQGKATNHITLQRLQSTPTKLPSQSPLQLPSSDTQSKPTNQPGHVKLQTRKGQKTGLQVSTNHSPGVTLSFSAPPNLQPFFPNDDSSPSEKDTSPSPSAQTEDLSPGLDHEPLFSPPSPKRTPSPNPPDDKDNGSTQHMDDLFDILIQTGEISATFKPAPDPSLLRLRPNTPSPSPSQAPSPLQLQLHFSPPTPPEPETPQPVPGEEEEEELQVPATVDQDVSNTGSGRLEDFLESTTGKPLLGLEPGGPLTLIDDLHSQMLSTPSILDHTSSPMDTYELSGYTANPPGLDFGDHALDSMDWLDITMGGASSEVPGLAPLGPLGPHTPPSVFSADFLDSSDLQLHWDSCL